A single genomic interval of Eriocheir sinensis breed Jianghai 21 chromosome 33, ASM2467909v1, whole genome shotgun sequence harbors:
- the LOC127006667 gene encoding uncharacterized protein LOC127006667 has product MSLNGELRVVSRRCHVPGCGASSSSVVVYSAKKNKDKEAHRRWLKLLCLEDGRVAVHACQRHFPAGAPTRNNPDPNPNLFNPIPNQSSGSNSASGLDNTTHIQPLFNTAADGTPLGPNGQPLPPAIQPPPGSVTKLAPNATLIDLNKIKKDHDGEKPFKIEQVTVLIDETDDVKVVGYGPRDPLNHSPVERIPGRLGRPRKAQPPPPPTWDDGGATDGLEDVASEPSFPQFSDPSLGNTLEQMRQLRIDCNTALVDMDKRQMVYAHRAILVARSPYFYRQMYLRRKKLKYLYQFCRFTLPIDVNFDVVDAVVSYMYTGSMSTLWGKGTASIRKVLNLFEMKEGLELYDQEVAGREVEEKEPRRIKKRIRRDPEEDNLENLVMPLLSETGGGLDGAAGEEVFRGEERRRRRKAPADHESGEDVHGKMKVSVQKIVDSALTPFLGKIEELFDPSASTLHIARTSQHIITLWHADILLTKLFDQNDLTKFFSEVMNDVLEKNNLMHQQETGESEGCGFTVEVLVTHTGNPMIDEAYNKASIGDSFMQEVETITLGDMQIINYHQIDPQHISKYVHMIAMYRYRIRMEKKAGGRSDGGGGGAGAGSKDTLMPPLLEGDVLPDDSSTPQDLDDLVNRMAGGGDDLLTGSSSALTRACFQQVSTDLKRRAVSDLELYVNPSFHEELIMHIMVDQVEERGTLPLCLAVFLAKGCNFCRKKECKGEDLTLPISPDNPVCPDRQCIKRNLICELCNKQMSNSKSLARHKYSLHDIQVGDTGGIFICSHCGETFSKKWKLNMHERQHEDRKLEVACQICGKVMRGAMALKKHVNMVHETKPQYHCEFCNKSFKRKETLNVHVRIHTGEKPFSCPRCDYASETKGNLKAHMWRKHKMQLGTQASDQQQVADEQAMAASLVAHAHPLGDGSFIIAQGNTTPGTILRAGVEDRMSPGHQY; this is encoded by the exons GGGAGCTGCGGGTGGTGTCGCGGCGATGTCATGTGCCAGGATGTGGTGCCTCATCCTCCA gTGTGGTTGTGTATTCAgccaagaagaacaaggacaaggaagCACACAGGAGGTGGCTGAAGCTTCTGTGCCTGGAGGACGGCCGGGTGGCAGTCCATGCTTGTCAGAGGCACTTCCCGGCCGGGGCGCCCACACGCAACAACCCGGACCCCAACCCAAACCTCTTCAACCCAATTCCCAACCAG TCCTCTGGCAGCAACAGTGCATCAGGCCTTGACAACACAACCCACATCCAGCCATTGTTCAACACTGCAGCGGATGGAACACCGCTGGGCCCCAATGGACAGCCCCTTCCGCCTGCCATCCAGCCCCCGCCTGGCTCCGTCACCAAGCTAGCACCCAATGCCACCCTCATTGACCTCAACAAGATCAAGAAAGATCATGACGGAGAGAAGCCGTTCAAAATTGAGCAAGTCACTGTTCTCATTGATGAAACGGACGATGTCAAG GTAGTGGGCTATGGGCCAAGGGACCCTCTCAATCACTCCCCTGTGGAGCGCATCCCAGGGCGGCTAGGGCGGCCCCGCAAGGcccaaccacctccacctcctacctGGGATGACGGTGGGGCCACAGATGGGCTGGAGGATGTGGCCTCAGAGCCGTCCTTCCCCCAGTTCAGCGACCCGTCCCTGGGCAACACGCTGGAGCAGATGAGGCAACTCCGCATCGACTGCAACACTGCGCTTGTGGACATGGACAAGAGGCAGATGGTATAT gCCCACCGTGCCATCCTGGTGGCCCGCAGTCCTTACTTCTACCGGCAGATGTATCTAAGAAGGAAGAAGCTCAAGTATCTTTACCAGTTCTGTCGCTTCACTTTACCAATTGATGTAAATTTTGATGTTGTGGATGCTGTGGTGTCATACATGTACACAG GTTCCATGAGCACCTTATGGGGCAAGGGGACAGCCTCCATCAGAAAGGTCCTCAACCTGTTTGAGATGAAGGAGGGGCTGGAGCTGTATGACCAGGAGGTGGctgggagggag gtggaagaaaaggagccTCGTCGCATCAAAAAACGCATCCGGAGGGACCCTGAAGAGGATAACCTGGAGAACTTGGTGATGCCACTGCTCTCGGAGACTGGTGGGGGGTTGGACGGGGCAGCGGGGGAGGAGGTGTtccgaggagaggagaggcggaggaggaggaaggcgccgGCAGATCATGAGAGTGGGGAAGACGTCCATGGCAAAATGAAG GTATCGGTCCAGAAGATTGTGGACAGTGCGCTGACACCATTCCTTGGCAAGATTGAGGAGTTGTTTGACCCTTCAGCCTCAACACTACACATTGCTCGCACCTCCCAGCACATCATTACACTCTGGCATGCTGACATCCTACTCACTAAGCTGTTTGACCAGAATGATCTGACAAAATTCTTCTCGGAGGTGATGAACGATGTGTTGGAGAAAAACAACCTGATGCACCAACAGGAGACCGGTGAGAGTGAGGGTTGTGGCTTCACCGTGGAGGTGCTGGTCACCCACACCGGAAACCCCATGATAGACGAGGCTTACAACAAGGCTTCCATTGGAGACTCTTTCATGCAGGAGGTGGAGACCATAACACTAGGGGACATGCAAATCATCAACTACCACCAGATTGATCCACAGCACATCTCAAAGTATGTCCACATGATAGCAATGTACCGATATAGGATACGCATGGAGAAGAAGGCTGGAGGGCGTTCAGATGGAGGGGGTGGAGGCGCAGGGGCTGGGAGCAAGGACACTCTCATGCCTCCCCTCCTTGAAGGTGATGTGTTACCTGACGACTCGTCCACACCTCAGGACCTTGACGACCTTGTGAACAGGATGGCAGGAGGGGGTGATGACCTTCTCACAGGGTCAAGCAGTGCACTGACCCGAGCATGCTTCCAGCAGGTCAGCACAGATTTGAAGCGCAGGGCCGTGTCTGACCTTGAGCTTTATGTGAACCCGTCATTCCACGAGGAGCTCATCATGCACATCATGGTGGACCAGGTGGAGGAGCGGGGAACCCTCCCTCTGTGCCTTGCCGTGTTCCTAGCCAAAGGATGTAACTTCTGCCGCAAGAAGGAATGCAAAGGGGAAGACCTCACACTCCCCATCAGCCCTGATAATCCCGTCTGCCCTGACCGACAGTGCATCAAACGGAACCTCATATGTGAGCTGTGCAACAAACAGATGTCCAACTCCAAGTCTCTGGCAAGACACAAGTACAGTCTGCACGACATACAGGTTGGAGACACTGGTGGGATCTTCATCTGTAGTCACTGCGGGGAGACGTTCAGCAAGAAGTGGAAGCTGAACATGCACGAGAGGCAGCACGAGGACCGCAAGCTGGAGGTGGCATGTCAGATCTGTGGAAAGGTAATGCGTGGTGCCATGGCCCTCAAGAAACACGTCAACATGGTCCATGAGACTAAGCCACAGTACCATTGTGAATTTTGCAACAAAAGTTTTAAGCGTAAAGAGACCCTCAATGTCCACGTCCGCATCCACACTGGTGAGAAGCCATTCTCGTGCCCACGGTGTGACTATGCCTCAGAGACCAAGGGTAACCTGAAGGCCCACATGTGGCGGAAACACAAGATGCAACTTGGCACCCAAGCTTCAGACCAACAGCAGGTGGCCGATGAACAGGCAATGGCAGCAAGCTTGGTGGCCCATGCCCACCCTCTTGGTGATGGTTCCTTCATCATTGCTCAAGGGAACACAACTCCTGGCACCATCCTTAGAGCTGGTGTGGAAGACCGTATGTCACCTGGCCACCAGTACTAA